The Altererythrobacter sp. H2 genomic sequence CTATGCCGTGCGCGAGGCACTGGCCGATGCCGGGCTGGACTGGCCCGACATCGAATGCGCCTATGGCGGCAGCGCAGCAGCGGGCAATGCCGACATCATGGTCAACGAGCTGGGTCTGACCAGCCTGCCGTTCACCAATGTCGCCAACGGCTGCGCCACCGGGGGCAGCTCGGTCGCGGCGGCGCAGCAGGCGATTGCCAGCGGGGCCTATGACCTGGCGCTGGCGGTCGGGTTCGACAAGCATCCGCGCGGCGCGTTCAACGCCCATCCGAAGGACTATGGCCTGCCCGAGTGGTACGGCCAGACCGGCATGATGCTGACCACGCAGTTCTTCGCGCTGAAGATCCAGCGCTACATGCAGCTGCACGGCATTTCCCGCACCACCCTGGGCCGGGTGGCGGAAAAGGCGTTCCGCAACGGCACCATGACGCCGCATGCCTGGCGCCGCAGCGAAGTCGATCTGGAGACGATCCTCAACGCCCCGATGGTCAACGATCCGCTGACCAAGTACATGTTCTGCTCCCCCAGCGAAGGCGGGGTTGCACTGATCCTAGCCAGCGAGACAAAGATGCGGCAGCTGGGCGCGGATGGCGTCAAAGTGGCAAAGATCGCGGTCAAGACCCGTCCGCCAGACAGCTTCGAGGTGTTCCAGGCCGGGGTCAGCGTGCGCGAGGGCGGCAAGCCGACTGTCCTGGCCAGCAAGGCCGCGTTCGAGGGTGCAGGGATCGGCCCGGACGAAATTGACGTCGCCCAATTGCAGGACACCGAAAGCGGCGCCGAGATCATGCACATGGCCGAGAACGGTTTCTGCCGGGACGGCGAGCAGGAAGAGTGGCTCGCCAATGGCTGGTCGCAAATCGGCGGCAGGCTGCCGATCAACACCGATGGTGGCTGCATCGCCTGCGGGGAGCCGATCGGCGCCTCTGGCCTGCGCCAGGTCTACGAGAACGTGCAGCAGCTGCGGGGCCGCTGCGGCGAGCGGCAGGTGGCGGGCGCGAAGACCGCTTACAGCCACGTCTACGGCGCACCGGGCATGAGCGCGGTCGCGATTCTGCAAAGGTAAGGCGGGCAATATGGGGCGCATGAGCGGAAAGGTTGCGCTGGTCAGCGGCGGGGCCGAGGGTATCGGTGCTGCGGTGGCGCGGCTGATCGTCGCCGAAGGCGGCAGCGTGATGCTGTGTGACCTGCAACTGGGCAAGGCCCGCGCGCTGGCGGCGGAACTGGGCGATCATGCCGATGCCTTCCAGCTCGACGTGCGCGAATTCGGCCAGTGGGAGGCGGCGGTCGCCGCCACGGTGGCGCGTTTCGGCAAGCTGACGGTGCTGTGCAACATTGCCGGAATTTCCGAGCCGGGCAACGTGGTCGATGGCACACTCGACGTGTGGCACCGCACCGTCGACATCAACCTCAACGGCCCGTTCTACGGTTGCCGCGCGGCCATCCCGGCGATGGAAGCGAGCGGCGAGGCCTGCGCGATTGTCAACATCGGCTCGATGATCGCGATCCGCCCGGCCGCCTTCGTCGCCGCCTACAGCGCCTCCAAGGCAGGACTGGTCGGGCTGACCCGCTCGATAGCGCTCGATTGCGCGGCGCGCGGCGTGCCGATCAGGGCCAACATGGTCCACCCTGGCGCAATCCGCACGCCGATGTATGACCGCTACAAATACTCCGGTGCCGACACGCCGGAGAACATCGAGACGAACTTTGCCGCGACCCACCCGATGAACCGCATCGGCGAACCCGAAGAAGTGGCCCGGGCGGTCGTCTTCCTTGCCTCCGACGAGGCCAGTTTCACCACCGGGGTCGACTTCACCGTCGACGGCGGCGGATCGATCAGGAGTTGATGAGCATGGGCAGCCAACCCGCCACCCGCATCGACGCGCACTTCGTTGCTGCGGGCAAGTATCACGACATCGACTATGCCCGGCTGGAGGTGCTCAAGCTGCTGATGGAGCATCCGCAGATTCGCACCACGGTGGCGGCGGACTATTCCGGGCTGGAGCGGCTCGATGCCTGCCGATTCCTCGTCACCTACACCTGCGACCTGGTGCCCACAGCGGAACAGGCGCAGCAGATCAGGGCCTGGCTGGAAAAGGGCGGCAAGTGGCTGGCGCTGCACGGCACCAATTCGATCCTGGTGTTCACCGAAGGCGGGGTCGACTGCCCCGATGACCGGCCCGACGTGATGGAAATGCTCGGCACCCAGTTCAAGGCCCACCCGCCGATCGGCCCGTTCAAAGTCGAGGTGGTCGACCGTGACCACGAGTTCACCCGCGGGATCGACGACTTCGAGATCGTCGACGAGCTCTACCTGTCCTACACCACCGCGCCGATCCACACGCTGATGCAGACCACCTTCGAAGGCAAGGCGACCGGCTTCACCGCGGAGAAGTGGGACAAGACGGTAGTGCCGCTGCTCTACACCCGCGATATCGGCAGGGGCCGCATCTCGTACAATGCGCTGGGCCATTGTCGCGGCCACTACGACCTGCCCGGCATGGCCGATTTCTACCCGCACAAGGAACTGTGTGCGTGGAACTACGATGTCTACTACGACCTGTTGCGGCGCGGGATAACCTGGGCGATGAGGGACGACGGCCAGGACAGCGGGCGGGAAGGAGCCTGAACCGATGGATATGGAATTTTCCGCCGAAGACCTGGCCTTCCGCGAGGAAGTGCGCGCCTTTCTGGCCGACAACCTGCCCGAACGGCTGAAGGAAGGCGCACGGCGCACGCCCGGCGTGTTTGTCGAGCCCGATATCGGGATGGAATGGCACCGGATTCTCTACCGCAAGGGCTGGGTTGCCTATCACTGGCCCAAGGAAGATGGCGGCACCGGCTGGAGCCCCACGCAGAAGTTCATCTTCGAGAAGGAATGCGCGCTGGCGGGCGCGCCCGGCATTTCCATTCTCGGCCTGCGGCTGGTCGGCCCGGTGATCTGCGCCTTCGGTACGCCCGAGCAGAAGGCGCGCTTCCTGCCGCGCATCCTGTCGGGCGAGGATTACTGGTGCCAGGGCTATTCCGAGCCAGGCAGCGGGTCAGACCTCGCCTCGCTGCGCACCGCCGCGCGGCTGGAAGGCGACGAATACGTGGTCAACGGATCGAAGATCTGGACCACCCACGCGCACCACGCCGACTGGATCTTCGCGCTGGTGCGAACCAACCCGGACGTCAAGAAGCAGCAGGGCATCACTTTCCTGCTGCTGGAAATGAACCAGCCGGGGGTGGAGATTTCTCCGATCCTGTCGATGAGCGGTGACCACGAGGTCAACCAGGTGTTTTTCACCGATGCCCGCACCCATGTGTCGAATCGCATTGGCGAAGAAGGCCAGGGCTGGACCATCGCCAAGTTCCTGCTGGAAAACGAGCGCGGCGGATCATGCTTTGCCCCGCGTCTGCTCCAGCACATCGCCGAGCTTGAGCGGCTGGCCCAGGAACAACCCTCCGGCGTCAACGGCGCAATTGCGCACGATGCTCGTTTCCGTGACCGGCTGGCCCGCACCCGGCTGGAGGCTGAAGCGCTCGAAGTGACCGAGCTGCGCATCCTGGCCGAACTGGCCAAGGGCCGCGCGCCCGGGCCGCAGACCTCGCTGACCAAGCTGCTGGGCGCCAACATCGGCCAGGCGGTCGATACCCTGCGGCTCGAACTGCTCGGCTACGACGCGCTGCAACTTCCGGCCGAGCGCCCGCTCTACGGGAACGAGGCGCCCGAGCCGGTCGGCAGCGAGATGGCCCAGGTGGCAATGGGCAACTATCTCAACAACCGCGCCTCGACCATTTTCGGCGGCTCGAACGAAGTGCAGAAGAACATTATCGCCAAGACCGTGCTGGGGCTGTGAAAGCTGGCCAAACCTCGTCATTGCGAGGAGTGAAACGACGCGGCAATCCAGAGCCGTTGCGCACTCCGCGCTGACCTGCCGCGCCGCCGGCGGCGGCTCGCAATGACGATCTGAGAAGGAATGACAATGGACATATCGAAGCTCATGTTCCGTGACGGCCTGATGGCGAACGAGCGCATCCTGGTGACGGGCGGCGGCACCGGGCTGGGCCGGGAAATGGCCGAGGCGTTCCTCGAACTCGGTGCCACGGTCTACATCTGCGGGCGGCGGCTGAACAAGCTGGAGGAAACCGCGCAGGAACTGATCACGGCGCACGCCGGTGCCTCGGGCGGCAAGGTAATTCCGCTGGCCTGCGACATCCGCGATGCCGAGGCCATCGATACGATGATCAATGCGATCTGGCAGGACGGGCCGCTGACCGGGCTGGTCAACAATGCGGCCGGAAACTTCATCAGCCGGACCGAGGATCTTTCCGTCAATGGCTTCAACGCGATTGCCGACATCGTGTTTCGCGGCACGTTCTACGTCACCCACAATATCGGCAAGCGAATCATTGCCGAGAAGGGCCGCCTGAACGTGATCTCGATCCTCACCACCTGGGTGTGGAACGGCTCGGCCTTCGTGCTGCCTTCGGCCATGTCGAAAAGCGCGATCAACACCATGACCCAGTCCCTCGCGGTCGAATGGGGGCGCTACAACATGCGCTTCAATGCCATTGCCCCGGGCCTGTTCCCGACCAAGGGGATGAGCGCGCGGCTTTCGCCCGGCGGGCGCGGGGGCAATTCGAACAACGAGATCAACCCGATGGGCCGCCACGGCGAAATGCACGAACTGGCCAATCTGGCGGTGTTCCTGATGGGGCCGGGGGCAGAATATGTGAACGGCCAGACCATCGCCATCGACGGCGCGGGCTACCAGGCCACCGGCGGCACCTTCTGGAGCACGCTGCAGGGCCTCGGCGACGCCGAATGGGAAGGCCTGCGCGCGATGATCAAGGGCACCAACGCCAAGGACAAGGCCGAACGCGCCACGGGGTGAGGGAGCGCTGAGGCCTGGCCTGGCGCGCGCGCGAGCTTGAACCCTTACTCAACACCTTCGTCACCCCGGACCTGATCCGGGGTGACGTATTCCCGCGATTTTAGCCTGATCTTGGAAGTTGTTGGCTGTCCCGCCAACCTTTCCCACGTCGATTAGCGTTGCCCGAGGCTACCCCGCCGCCGCTTCCGCCAGCGCCTGCGCCGTCTTGTAGTCAGGCTTGCCGTTGTTGAGCCGCAGCGACTGCGCGGTGAACACATAGAGCC encodes the following:
- a CDS encoding thiolase family protein, which produces MGENVYIIGAGIHPFGRTDGRSGREQGVYAVREALADAGLDWPDIECAYGGSAAAGNADIMVNELGLTSLPFTNVANGCATGGSSVAAAQQAIASGAYDLALAVGFDKHPRGAFNAHPKDYGLPEWYGQTGMMLTTQFFALKIQRYMQLHGISRTTLGRVAEKAFRNGTMTPHAWRRSEVDLETILNAPMVNDPLTKYMFCSPSEGGVALILASETKMRQLGADGVKVAKIAVKTRPPDSFEVFQAGVSVREGGKPTVLASKAAFEGAGIGPDEIDVAQLQDTESGAEIMHMAENGFCRDGEQEEWLANGWSQIGGRLPINTDGGCIACGEPIGASGLRQVYENVQQLRGRCGERQVAGAKTAYSHVYGAPGMSAVAILQR
- a CDS encoding SDR family oxidoreductase, yielding MDISKLMFRDGLMANERILVTGGGTGLGREMAEAFLELGATVYICGRRLNKLEETAQELITAHAGASGGKVIPLACDIRDAEAIDTMINAIWQDGPLTGLVNNAAGNFISRTEDLSVNGFNAIADIVFRGTFYVTHNIGKRIIAEKGRLNVISILTTWVWNGSAFVLPSAMSKSAINTMTQSLAVEWGRYNMRFNAIAPGLFPTKGMSARLSPGGRGGNSNNEINPMGRHGEMHELANLAVFLMGPGAEYVNGQTIAIDGAGYQATGGTFWSTLQGLGDAEWEGLRAMIKGTNAKDKAERATG
- a CDS encoding SDR family NAD(P)-dependent oxidoreductase; the encoded protein is MSGKVALVSGGAEGIGAAVARLIVAEGGSVMLCDLQLGKARALAAELGDHADAFQLDVREFGQWEAAVAATVARFGKLTVLCNIAGISEPGNVVDGTLDVWHRTVDINLNGPFYGCRAAIPAMEASGEACAIVNIGSMIAIRPAAFVAAYSASKAGLVGLTRSIALDCAARGVPIRANMVHPGAIRTPMYDRYKYSGADTPENIETNFAATHPMNRIGEPEEVARAVVFLASDEASFTTGVDFTVDGGGSIRS
- a CDS encoding ThuA domain-containing protein — translated: MGSQPATRIDAHFVAAGKYHDIDYARLEVLKLLMEHPQIRTTVAADYSGLERLDACRFLVTYTCDLVPTAEQAQQIRAWLEKGGKWLALHGTNSILVFTEGGVDCPDDRPDVMEMLGTQFKAHPPIGPFKVEVVDRDHEFTRGIDDFEIVDELYLSYTTAPIHTLMQTTFEGKATGFTAEKWDKTVVPLLYTRDIGRGRISYNALGHCRGHYDLPGMADFYPHKELCAWNYDVYYDLLRRGITWAMRDDGQDSGREGA
- a CDS encoding acyl-CoA dehydrogenase family protein, whose product is MDMEFSAEDLAFREEVRAFLADNLPERLKEGARRTPGVFVEPDIGMEWHRILYRKGWVAYHWPKEDGGTGWSPTQKFIFEKECALAGAPGISILGLRLVGPVICAFGTPEQKARFLPRILSGEDYWCQGYSEPGSGSDLASLRTAARLEGDEYVVNGSKIWTTHAHHADWIFALVRTNPDVKKQQGITFLLLEMNQPGVEISPILSMSGDHEVNQVFFTDARTHVSNRIGEEGQGWTIAKFLLENERGGSCFAPRLLQHIAELERLAQEQPSGVNGAIAHDARFRDRLARTRLEAEALEVTELRILAELAKGRAPGPQTSLTKLLGANIGQAVDTLRLELLGYDALQLPAERPLYGNEAPEPVGSEMAQVAMGNYLNNRASTIFGGSNEVQKNIIAKTVLGL